AATTATGGGACACCCAAGCTATGAAGTAACTAAAGGAGAAGTACTTTTAGACGGTGTAAATATTTTAGAATTAGAAGTTGATGAAAGAGCAAAAGCAGGATTATTCTTGGCAATGCAATATCCATCAGAAATTACAGGTGTTACAAATGCTGATTTCATGCGTTCAGCAATCAATGCGAAACGTGAAGAAGGACAAGAAATCAACTTAATGCAATTTATTAAGAAATTAGATAAAAACATGGATTTTCTAGACATAGATAAAGACATGGCACAACGTTATTTAAATGAAGGTTTCTCAGGTGGAGAGAAGAAACGTAACGAAATCTTACAATTAATGATGTTAGAACCTAAGTTTGCAATCTTAGATGAAATCGATTCAGGGTTAGACATCGATGCATTAAAAGTTGTATCTAAAGGTATTAACCAAATGCGTGGGGAAAACTTTGGTGCATTAATGATTACACACTATCAACGATTATTAAATTACATTACTCCTGATAAAGTACATGTAATGTATGCTGGTAAAGTCGTTAAATCTGGTGGTCCAGAATTAGCAAAACGTCTTGAAGAAGAAGGATATGAATGGGTTAAAGAAGAGTTCGGTTCAGCTGAATAATCTTATTAATACAGTATCCATGAGATGTTCATCTATATATGATGAAAATGAACATTTATACGAAATAGTAAATTTCATCAAGTAGGAGGAAAAAGTTATGACAACTGATATTTTGAACATTTCTGAAGAACAACTTGTTGATTATTCTAAAGCCCACAATGAACCTTCTTGGATGACAGAATTACGTAAAAAAGCTTTGAAATTAACAGAAACTTTAGAAATGCCAAAACCTGATAAAACAAAATTAAGAAAATGGGATTTTGATTCTTTTAAACAACACGATGTAAAAGGTGATGTTTATCAATCTTTATCACAATTACCTGAGTCAGTAAGAGAAATTATTGACGTAGATCATTCTAAAAACTTAGTAATTCAACATAATAATACGATTGCGTACACACAAGTTGATGATAATGCATCGAAAGATGGCGTTATCGTTGAAGGTTTAGCAGACGCTCTTATGAACCATAGTGATTTAGTACAAAAGTACTTTATGAAAGATGCAGTAACAGTAGATGAACATCGTATCACAGCGCTACACACGGCATTAGTTAATGGTGGCGTATTTGTTTATGTTCCTAAAAATGTAGTTGTAGAACATCCAGTACAATACGTTGTGTTGCACGACGACGAAAATGCAAGCTTTTATAACCATGTTATCATCGTTACTGAAGAAAGCGCCGAAGTCACATATGTTGAAAATTACTTATCAAATGCATCTGGTGAAGGAAATCAATTAAATATTATTTCTGAAGTGATTGCTGGTGCAAATTCAAATATCACATATGGCTCAGTGGACTATATGGATAAAGGCTTTACAGGTCATATCATTCGACGTGGTATTACTGAAGCGGATGCCTCAATTAATTGGGCACTAGGTTTAATGAATGAGGGTAGCCAAATTATTGATAATACAACAAATTTATTTGGTGATCGTTCAACAAGTTCACTTAAATCAGTAGTTGTAGGTACAGGCGAACAAAAAATTAATCTAACATCTAAAATCGTACAATATGGTAAAGAAACAGATGGTTATATCCTTAAACATGGTGTTATGAAAGAACATGCATCGTCTGTATTTAATGGTATCGGCTACATTAAGCATGGTGGAACTAAATCAATTGCTAATCAGGAATCACGTGTATTAATGTTATCTGAACATGCTCGTGGTGACGCGAATCCTATTTTATTAATTGATGAAGATGATGTACAAGCTGGTCATGCTGCATCAGTAGGTCGTGTTGATCCAGATCAACTTTACTATTTAATGAGTCGTGGTATTTCTCAAAGAGAAGCGGAACGTCTTGTTATACATGGTTTCTTAGATCCAGTAGTACGTGAATTACCTATCGAAGACGTTAAACGTCAATTGAGAGAAGTAATTGAACGCAAAGTTTCTAAATAATATTTTGAAAATAAAAGTTTGTAATAGATATAGACTGTCGATATTGGTATAAGACTAATACAACGTCA
The genomic region above belongs to Staphylococcus aureus and contains:
- the sufD gene encoding Fe-S cluster assembly protein SufD encodes the protein MTTDILNISEEQLVDYSKAHNEPSWMTELRKKALKLTETLEMPKPDKTKLRKWDFDSFKQHDVKGDVYQSLSQLPESVREIIDVDHSKNLVIQHNNTIAYTQVDDNASKDGVIVEGLADALMNHSDLVQKYFMKDAVTVDEHRITALHTALVNGGVFVYVPKNVVVEHPVQYVVLHDDENASFYNHVIIVTEESAEVTYVENYLSNASGEGNQLNIISEVIAGANSNITYGSVDYMDKGFTGHIIRRGITEADASINWALGLMNEGSQIIDNTTNLFGDRSTSSLKSVVVGTGEQKINLTSKIVQYGKETDGYILKHGVMKEHASSVFNGIGYIKHGGTKSIANQESRVLMLSEHARGDANPILLIDEDDVQAGHAASVGRVDPDQLYYLMSRGISQREAERLVIHGFLDPVVRELPIEDVKRQLREVIERKVSK
- the sufC gene encoding Fe-S cluster assembly ATPase SufC encodes the protein MASTLEIKDLHVSIEDKEILKGVNLTINTDEIHAIMGPNGTGKSTLSSAIMGHPSYEVTKGEVLLDGVNILELEVDERAKAGLFLAMQYPSEITGVTNADFMRSAINAKREEGQEINLMQFIKKLDKNMDFLDIDKDMAQRYLNEGFSGGEKKRNEILQLMMLEPKFAILDEIDSGLDIDALKVVSKGINQMRGENFGALMITHYQRLLNYITPDKVHVMYAGKVVKSGGPELAKRLEEEGYEWVKEEFGSAE